One region of Candidatus Tanganyikabacteria bacterium genomic DNA includes:
- the mutY gene encoding A/G-specific adenine glycosylase, with product MPALSPDNFSTPLLAWFAVAQRDMPWRRTRDPYAIWISEVMLQQTQVATVRDYWLRFMARFPTVRDLADAPQDAVLKLWEGLGYYRRARHLQAAAGEIVARHDGQLPADPAALRMLPGFGPYTAGAVAAIAFDLPEPAVDGNVLRVLARLAAWEDDVTLPATRRKAEALASALIPAGRAGDFAQALMELGALICTPRKPRCGECPVAGACRARQAGIAESLPRKAPRAKAPYADMLVAVVVAGDRVLVERRPERGMLGGLMAFPAVRLAGGEAHAAAIARAAAAAGVTAEPGNALVAYPFAFTHLRTTHHAYLAAWRGGEPAGQARWESVA from the coding sequence GTGCCTGCCCTCTCTCCGGACAATTTCTCGACGCCCCTGCTTGCCTGGTTCGCGGTCGCGCAGCGGGACATGCCCTGGCGGCGCACCCGGGACCCTTATGCCATCTGGATCTCGGAGGTAATGCTCCAGCAGACCCAGGTGGCCACGGTCCGGGACTACTGGTTGCGTTTCATGGCGCGCTTCCCCACCGTGCGCGACCTGGCCGACGCACCGCAGGACGCGGTGCTCAAGCTCTGGGAGGGCCTGGGCTACTACCGCCGGGCGCGCCATCTCCAGGCCGCCGCGGGGGAGATCGTGGCCCGGCACGACGGGCAGTTGCCGGCGGATCCGGCGGCGCTGCGCATGTTGCCGGGCTTCGGGCCCTACACGGCCGGCGCCGTGGCAGCGATTGCCTTCGATTTGCCCGAGCCGGCGGTTGACGGCAACGTCTTGCGCGTGCTCGCACGCCTGGCTGCCTGGGAGGACGACGTCACCCTGCCCGCGACGCGCCGCAAGGCCGAGGCCCTGGCCAGCGCGCTCATCCCGGCCGGCCGGGCCGGCGACTTCGCGCAGGCGCTGATGGAACTGGGCGCGCTGATCTGCACGCCCCGCAAACCCCGGTGCGGCGAATGCCCGGTGGCCGGCGCCTGCCGCGCCCGGCAGGCCGGCATTGCCGAGTCCCTGCCGCGCAAGGCGCCGCGGGCAAAGGCACCTTACGCCGACATGCTGGTGGCGGTGGTGGTCGCGGGCGACCGGGTGCTAGTGGAACGGCGGCCCGAACGCGGGATGCTTGGCGGCCTGATGGCGTTTCCCGCCGTGCGCCTGGCTGGCGGCGAGGCGCATGCGGCGGCGATCGCGCGGGCCGCCGCCGCCGCGGGAGTGACGGCCGAGCCCGGGAACGCCCTGGTCGCGTATCCCTTCGCGTTCACGCACCTGCGCACGACGCACCACGCCTATCTGGCCGCCTGGCGCGGCGGCGAGCCGGCGGGCCAGGCCCGCTGGGAGTCGGTCGCG
- the recO gene encoding DNA repair protein RecO, protein MPPTQALTALNLRTYPLGENDKIVVVFSRERGVVRLAARGARKTGNRWAGRLEPLARNSLQVSHGRGSLEVLVSADTRVSGAALMGDLDRLMAALRMAEVTFALLPEHEPHPEVFDALEAALDLLMERFSPSLVGLWYELELLDMAGYRPDLATDRSLAGRLLNAIQGADPRRLRGVAAPPEVALEAARILGGIVGKHAQTEIRSSDLMRQLPTS, encoded by the coding sequence GTGCCACCCACTCAGGCCCTCACCGCGCTCAACTTGCGCACGTACCCGCTGGGGGAGAACGACAAGATCGTCGTCGTCTTCAGCCGGGAGCGCGGGGTCGTGCGCCTGGCGGCGCGGGGCGCCCGCAAGACCGGCAACCGCTGGGCCGGCCGGCTGGAGCCGCTGGCGCGCAACTCCCTCCAGGTGTCCCACGGACGGGGATCGCTCGAGGTGCTGGTCAGCGCCGACACGCGCGTGTCTGGGGCGGCGCTCATGGGCGATCTCGACCGGCTCATGGCCGCCCTGCGCATGGCCGAGGTCACCTTCGCGCTCCTGCCCGAGCACGAGCCGCATCCGGAAGTGTTCGACGCCCTGGAGGCCGCGCTGGATCTGTTGATGGAGCGTTTCTCGCCCTCCCTGGTGGGGCTCTGGTACGAGCTCGAACTGCTGGACATGGCCGGCTACCGGCCGGATTTGGCGACCGATCGCAGTTTGGCCGGCCGGCTGCTCAATGCCATCCAGGGCGCCGACCCGCGGCGGCTGCGCGGTGTGGCGGCTCCGCCCGAGGTGGCGCTAGAGGCCGCGCGGATCCTGGGCGGCATCGTCGGCAAGCATGCTCAGACCGAAATTCGGTCCTCTGACCTGATGAGGCAACTGCCAACTTCGTAA
- a CDS encoding AI-2E family transporter — MSRGVDWAKAYYQTATIALLLAIGWVALEILKYLGDVATILVSALLVAYVLQLVVDPLSKRMPRTLAVALVFLGVVIVLAGVGAVLVPLVIAQVRDLVTSLPEALSRAQAGTEHLQEWFATRNIRVDVQLQSWLMPRLQEASSYLTGNMGWFLASGFFSAFSVAMTIVCSFYFLLDSQRLWAGVSRLLPAPAALTLEYFRIELDKSLNNYFRGQVINASVVMVAATVAFSVLGMEYGVVGGLVWGTCEIIPMFGTYIGVGVCLLLALLQGGGIWWKVLLAAIVIQQIKDNIIAPRVMSHTMGLHPVVIILAVLTGAKLAGFLGILLAIPLAAVTVATLRVYLLHETPAEPAPDEAAAKPPPITTVLSSGTE, encoded by the coding sequence TTGTCCCGCGGAGTAGACTGGGCGAAAGCCTATTATCAGACGGCGACGATCGCGCTGTTGCTGGCGATCGGCTGGGTCGCCCTGGAGATCTTGAAGTACCTGGGGGACGTGGCGACCATTCTGGTCTCGGCGCTCCTGGTCGCGTACGTCCTGCAACTGGTCGTCGATCCGCTCTCCAAGCGCATGCCGCGAACGCTCGCGGTGGCCCTGGTCTTCCTGGGCGTCGTGATCGTGCTGGCGGGCGTCGGGGCGGTCCTGGTGCCCCTGGTGATCGCCCAGGTGCGGGACCTGGTCACCAGCTTGCCCGAGGCCCTGAGCCGGGCGCAGGCGGGCACCGAGCATCTGCAGGAATGGTTCGCCACCCGCAACATCCGCGTGGACGTGCAACTCCAGTCGTGGCTGATGCCGCGGTTGCAGGAGGCATCGTCCTACCTGACGGGCAACATGGGCTGGTTTCTGGCCAGCGGCTTCTTCTCGGCGTTTTCGGTGGCGATGACGATCGTCTGCTCGTTCTACTTCCTGCTCGACAGCCAGCGCCTGTGGGCAGGCGTCTCGCGGCTCCTGCCCGCCCCCGCGGCGCTGACCCTCGAGTACTTCCGCATCGAACTCGACAAGAGCCTCAACAACTACTTCCGCGGGCAGGTCATCAACGCGTCGGTCGTGATGGTGGCGGCCACGGTCGCCTTCAGCGTGCTGGGGATGGAGTACGGCGTGGTGGGCGGCCTGGTGTGGGGCACCTGCGAGATCATCCCGATGTTCGGCACGTACATCGGCGTGGGCGTCTGCCTGCTGCTGGCGTTGCTCCAGGGCGGGGGCATCTGGTGGAAGGTCCTGCTGGCGGCGATCGTCATCCAGCAGATCAAGGACAATATCATCGCGCCGCGCGTCATGAGCCACACGATGGGGCTCCACCCGGTCGTGATCATCCTGGCCGTGCTGACCGGCGCGAAGCTGGCGGGGTTCCTCGGCATCCTGCTGGCCATTCCCCTGGCGGCCGTCACGGTGGCGACCTTGCGGGTCTACCTGCTCCACGAGACTCCCGCGGAGCCGGCCCCCGACGAGGCCGCGGCCAAGCCCCCGCCCATCACGACGGTCTTGTCGTCGGGCACGGAGTAG
- a CDS encoding ribulose-phosphate 3-epimerase has translation MRPLLIAPSLLSADFANLAAELRRVDGATADWVHLDVMDGAFVPNLTFGPPVIEKLRPHSTLPFDVHLMIEAPERSALDYIRAGANLVTVHVEATTHLHRTVCLIREAGARAGVALCPATHESTIEHILPFVDLVLVMTVNPGFGGQAFIPEVAAKIARIRDLIGDRPIDLSVDGGIGPRTARTVVTHGANVLVAGNALFGKEDLLAAVSGLRQAAVLEEAPAN, from the coding sequence GTGAGACCATTACTCATCGCCCCGTCCCTGCTGTCGGCCGACTTCGCCAACCTGGCGGCCGAACTGCGGCGCGTGGACGGCGCCACCGCCGACTGGGTGCACCTGGACGTCATGGACGGTGCATTCGTGCCCAACCTGACCTTCGGGCCGCCCGTCATCGAGAAGCTGCGGCCGCACAGCACCCTGCCCTTCGACGTCCACCTGATGATCGAGGCGCCCGAACGCTCGGCCCTCGACTACATCCGCGCCGGCGCCAACCTGGTCACGGTTCACGTCGAGGCCACCACCCACCTGCACCGCACGGTCTGCCTGATCCGCGAGGCCGGCGCCCGGGCGGGAGTCGCGCTGTGCCCGGCCACGCACGAGTCCACCATCGAACACATCCTGCCCTTCGTGGACTTGGTGCTGGTCATGACCGTGAACCCGGGTTTCGGCGGGCAGGCCTTCATCCCCGAGGTGGCGGCCAAGATCGCCCGCATTCGCGACCTCATCGGCGACCGGCCGATCGACCTCTCGGTGGACGGGGGCATCGGGCCCCGCACCGCGCGGACCGTGGTGACGCACGGTGCAAACGTCCTGGTGGCCGGCAACGCCCTGTTCGGCAAGGAGGATCTGCTGGCCGCGGTCAGCGGGCTACGGCAGGCGGCGGTGCTGGAGGAAGCCCCGGCCAACTGA
- the rnc gene encoding ribonuclease III, with protein MPEFLRPLVERLGLPLAPAMQLFLQAVTHSSHTAQHGEAHYERLEFLGDAVLKFAIADVLYERFPDDPEGTMTKILTKVVSDQTLARIARDLELGNYLRLGTGEEHTGGRERSGTLASAMEALLAASYLTFGIGTTRDLVARLWAAEIDRAHGEPGADNFKALLQERTQQSLGQLPRYRILADTKRTPYEHLFVVEVEVDGQVVAQGEGSTKRAAEQEAARQALGILGWK; from the coding sequence ATGCCCGAATTCCTCCGGCCCCTCGTCGAACGGCTCGGGCTCCCGCTCGCGCCGGCCATGCAGCTTTTCCTGCAGGCGGTGACGCACAGTTCGCACACCGCCCAGCACGGAGAGGCCCACTACGAACGCCTGGAGTTCCTCGGCGACGCCGTCCTGAAGTTCGCCATCGCCGATGTCCTCTACGAACGATTCCCCGACGACCCCGAAGGGACCATGACCAAGATCCTCACCAAGGTCGTGTCGGATCAGACCCTCGCCCGCATCGCCCGCGACCTGGAACTCGGCAACTACCTGCGCCTGGGCACCGGGGAGGAGCACACGGGCGGGCGCGAACGCTCGGGCACGCTCGCGTCGGCCATGGAGGCGCTACTGGCGGCCTCCTACCTGACGTTTGGCATCGGCACCACCCGGGATCTGGTCGCGCGGTTGTGGGCCGCCGAAATAGACCGGGCCCACGGCGAACCGGGGGCCGACAACTTCAAGGCCCTCCTGCAGGAGCGCACGCAGCAGAGCCTCGGGCAACTGCCCCGGTACCGCATCCTGGCAGATACCAAGCGCACGCCCTACGAGCACCTCTTCGTGGTCGAGGTGGAGGTGGACGGCCAGGTCGTCGCGCAGGGCGAGGGCTCGACCAAGCGGGCCGCGGAGCAGGAGGCCGCCCGGCAGGCCCTGGGAATCCTCGGCTGGAAGTAG
- the fabF gene encoding beta-ketoacyl-ACP synthase II, giving the protein MNKPEHKHHRVVVTGMGCITPLGSTLEKYWSSLLAGTAGAGPIGQFDVSALPVRFACEVKDFDPAQYMSPKEAKRNTRFIQFAIAASKQAWQHAGFKEGDGTDANRVGVYVGSGMGALAFIEEQHGRLESGGADRVSPFLIPSVIVNMAAGLVSMAIGAKGPNLCTVSACATGGHAIGEAFRALERGDADVILAGGTEAAITPLSIAGFHSAKALSSRNDDPTKASRPFDADRDGFVMGEGAGVLVLETLDHATRRGAQILGEIVGYGLSGDAFHMTAPAPEAEGAQRAMRMALADAGMEPTDIDYINAHGTSTDLNDKLETQAVKKVFGDHARKLAISSTKSMTGHLLGAAGGIEAIATVMALREGVMPPTINYSNADPECDLDYVPNTARKADLRVAMSNNMGFGGQNCSLIFKTHQG; this is encoded by the coding sequence ATGAACAAACCGGAACACAAGCATCACCGCGTCGTCGTCACCGGCATGGGCTGCATCACGCCCCTCGGCTCGACCCTGGAGAAGTACTGGTCGAGCCTCCTCGCCGGCACGGCCGGGGCCGGCCCGATCGGGCAGTTCGACGTGTCGGCCCTTCCCGTGCGCTTCGCCTGCGAGGTCAAGGACTTCGACCCGGCGCAGTACATGTCCCCCAAGGAGGCCAAGCGCAACACGCGCTTCATCCAGTTCGCCATCGCCGCCTCCAAGCAGGCCTGGCAGCACGCGGGCTTCAAGGAGGGCGACGGCACCGATGCCAACCGCGTGGGCGTCTACGTCGGCTCGGGCATGGGCGCCCTGGCGTTCATCGAGGAACAGCACGGCCGCCTCGAGAGCGGCGGCGCCGATCGCGTCTCGCCCTTCCTCATCCCGAGCGTCATCGTGAACATGGCCGCCGGCCTGGTCTCGATGGCCATCGGCGCCAAGGGGCCAAACCTGTGCACCGTCTCGGCATGTGCCACCGGCGGCCACGCCATCGGCGAGGCCTTCCGCGCGCTCGAACGCGGCGACGCCGACGTCATCCTCGCCGGCGGCACCGAGGCGGCCATCACGCCGCTGTCGATCGCCGGCTTCCACTCGGCCAAGGCGCTGTCGAGCCGCAATGACGACCCCACCAAGGCGTCCCGGCCCTTCGACGCCGATCGCGACGGCTTCGTGATGGGCGAAGGCGCCGGAGTGCTGGTGCTCGAGACCCTCGACCACGCCACGCGGCGCGGGGCGCAGATCCTGGGCGAAATCGTGGGCTACGGCCTGTCGGGCGACGCCTTCCACATGACCGCCCCGGCCCCGGAGGCCGAAGGCGCGCAGCGCGCCATGCGGATGGCCCTGGCAGACGCCGGCATGGAACCGACCGATATCGATTACATCAATGCTCACGGAACATCCACGGATCTCAACGATAAACTTGAGACCCAGGCGGTTAAGAAGGTATTTGGGGACCATGCTCGCAAGCTGGCAATCTCCAGTACCAAATCCATGACCGGGCATCTGCTCGGCGCCGCGGGCGGCATCGAAGCCATCGCCACGGTCATGGCGCTCCGTGAAGGTGTCATGCCGCCTACGATCAACTATTCCAACGCCGATCCCGAGTGCGATCTCGACTACGTACCCAACACGGCCCGCAAGGCGGACCTGCGCGTCGCGATGTCCAACAACATGGGCTTCGGCGGCCAGAATTGCTCGCTGATCTTCAAAACGCACCAGGGCTGA
- the acpP gene encoding acyl carrier protein, which produces MTETEAFEKLKKIVVDQLGVNAEEVTKEASFQEDLGADSLDTVELVMALEEEFEIEIPDEDAEKITSVGKALEYILQHQPA; this is translated from the coding sequence GTGACAGAAACAGAAGCCTTTGAGAAGCTCAAGAAGATTGTCGTGGACCAGCTCGGCGTCAACGCCGAGGAAGTCACGAAGGAAGCCAGCTTCCAGGAGGATCTCGGCGCCGACTCGCTCGACACCGTGGAGCTCGTCATGGCCCTCGAGGAAGAGTTCGAGATCGAAATCCCCGACGAAGACGCCGAGAAGATCACCAGCGTGGGCAAGGCCCTCGAGTACATCCTGCAGCATCAACCCGCATAG
- the fabG gene encoding 3-oxoacyl-[acyl-carrier-protein] reductase yields MSGRLVGRTALVTGASRGIGRAIAIAMAREGARVGLNFVSNQAAADATCAEIGGMGGEARAFQGDVSATGEADRVMKAFLEWSGGRIDVLVNNAGITRDGLLMRMSDEDWDAVMAVNLRGTFLMARAATRPMIKQRFGRIVNITSVVGLMGNSGQANYAASKAGLVGFTKSLAKELGSRNILVNAVAPGFILSEMTAGLGDALKARYLENLPLGRFGDPEEVAAMVVFLAGEGTYITGQVFNVDGGLHT; encoded by the coding sequence ATGAGCGGCCGGCTGGTCGGGCGCACCGCCCTGGTGACGGGCGCCTCCCGGGGCATCGGGCGGGCGATCGCCATCGCCATGGCCCGCGAGGGAGCCCGTGTGGGCCTCAACTTCGTTTCGAACCAGGCCGCGGCCGACGCGACTTGCGCCGAAATCGGCGGCATGGGCGGCGAGGCCCGCGCTTTCCAGGGCGACGTGTCCGCGACGGGCGAGGCCGACAGGGTCATGAAGGCCTTTCTCGAGTGGTCGGGCGGCCGCATCGACGTGCTGGTCAACAACGCCGGCATCACCCGCGACGGCCTGCTGATGCGCATGAGCGACGAGGACTGGGACGCGGTCATGGCGGTCAACCTGCGCGGGACCTTCCTCATGGCGCGGGCGGCCACGCGGCCGATGATCAAGCAGCGTTTCGGCCGCATCGTCAACATCACCAGCGTCGTGGGCCTGATGGGCAACTCCGGCCAGGCCAACTACGCGGCGTCCAAGGCCGGGCTCGTGGGCTTCACGAAATCCCTTGCCAAGGAGCTAGGGTCGCGTAATATCCTGGTGAACGCCGTCGCCCCGGGATTCATCCTCTCGGAGATGACGGCCGGGCTGGGAGATGCTCTCAAGGCCCGGTACCTGGAAAATCTACCCTTGGGCCGCTTCGGCGACCCGGAAGAAGTGGCCGCGATGGTGGTCTTCCTCGCTGGCGAGGGGACCTACATCACCGGACAGGTGTTCAACGTGGACGGCGGCCTGCATACATGA
- the fabD gene encoding ACP S-malonyltransferase — protein MLAFVFPGQGSQFVGMGRDLYERHAAAREVIDFVEERTRLPLKHLMWDGPESDLTATQHAQVALFACGVAAWNAFRAGGGPDAACMAGHSLGEYTALVAAGALDLGPAADLVALRGRSMAQAPEGTMAAVLGLDPQKLDEICEATPGVVVVANYNSPDQLVISGEPQAVAKAGEAATRFGAKRVLPLNVSGAFHSPLMLPALGALTDALNRSPWRDATVPVVHNVDARPNRRADQFADRLSRQLASGVRWTDCIGTMRDQGVTTWVELGAGKTLTGLLRRIDRNLAGHVVDDAASLDKALEALDSGAKAGV, from the coding sequence ATGCTCGCATTCGTCTTCCCCGGGCAGGGCTCCCAGTTCGTCGGGATGGGCAGGGACCTCTACGAGCGGCATGCGGCGGCGCGGGAGGTGATCGACTTCGTCGAGGAGCGCACGCGGCTGCCCCTCAAGCACCTCATGTGGGACGGCCCCGAATCGGATCTGACCGCCACGCAGCACGCGCAGGTGGCGCTCTTCGCCTGCGGCGTGGCCGCCTGGAACGCCTTCCGGGCCGGCGGCGGGCCGGACGCGGCGTGCATGGCCGGCCATTCGCTGGGCGAGTACACCGCCCTGGTGGCGGCCGGCGCCCTCGACCTCGGGCCGGCCGCCGATCTGGTAGCCCTGCGCGGCCGCAGCATGGCGCAGGCCCCCGAAGGCACGATGGCCGCGGTGCTCGGTCTCGACCCCCAGAAGCTCGACGAGATCTGCGAGGCCACGCCGGGCGTGGTGGTGGTCGCCAATTACAACTCGCCCGATCAGCTCGTCATCTCGGGCGAACCGCAGGCGGTCGCGAAGGCGGGCGAGGCCGCGACGCGCTTCGGCGCCAAGCGGGTGCTGCCGCTCAACGTGAGCGGGGCGTTTCACTCGCCGCTCATGCTGCCGGCGCTGGGCGCCCTCACCGACGCCCTGAACCGGTCACCCTGGCGCGACGCGACCGTGCCCGTCGTGCACAACGTGGACGCGCGGCCCAACCGACGGGCCGATCAGTTCGCCGACCGCCTGAGCCGCCAGCTCGCGAGCGGCGTGCGCTGGACCGACTGCATCGGCACGATGCGGGACCAGGGCGTGACGACCTGGGTGGAACTGGGGGCCGGCAAGACCCTGACGGGCCTGCTGCGGCGCATCGACCGCAACCTGGCGGGCCACGTGGTGGACGACGCCGCGAGCCTGGACAAGGCGCTCGAAGCGCTCGACTCGGGCGCCAAGGCCGGGGTCTAG
- a CDS encoding ketoacyl-ACP synthase III — translation MHEVVISGVGYHAPDKILTNAELEKIIETSDEWIRERTGIRERRVAPPEHAMSDMSIPAARQALEHAQVDPMELDLVVCATSTPDMLMPNTAAIIAHGIGAARAAAFDIEAACSGFVYGVVVAQQFIATGMYEHVLVVGGDLLSKFLNWEDRGTAVLFGDGAGAAVLSRSETPGLLATTLGADGSGADYITIPVGSRTPPSGEKGLHCVHMKGREVYKWAVDIVPRTILEITERAGLRPQDVEHYILHQANLRIIDSVAKRVGVREDQLIVNVDRMANTSAGTVPIALAEAAEMGKLKTGDRICMVGFGSGLTWASAIVRWTCVNPFPARQAAAMAEAN, via the coding sequence CTGCATGAGGTAGTGATTTCCGGCGTCGGGTACCACGCCCCCGACAAGATCCTGACCAACGCCGAACTCGAGAAGATCATCGAGACCTCCGACGAGTGGATCCGCGAGCGGACGGGCATCCGGGAGCGCCGGGTCGCGCCGCCCGAGCACGCGATGAGCGACATGAGCATCCCGGCGGCCAGGCAGGCCCTGGAGCACGCGCAGGTGGATCCGATGGAACTCGACCTGGTCGTCTGCGCGACCAGTACACCCGACATGCTGATGCCCAACACGGCCGCCATCATCGCGCACGGCATCGGCGCGGCGCGGGCGGCGGCATTCGACATCGAAGCCGCCTGCTCGGGCTTCGTGTACGGCGTGGTCGTGGCGCAGCAGTTCATCGCCACCGGGATGTACGAGCATGTGCTCGTGGTGGGCGGGGACCTGCTCTCGAAGTTCCTCAACTGGGAAGATCGCGGCACGGCGGTGCTCTTCGGCGACGGGGCCGGGGCGGCGGTGCTCTCGCGTTCGGAAACGCCCGGCCTGCTCGCCACGACCCTGGGCGCCGACGGCAGCGGCGCCGACTACATCACCATCCCGGTCGGCAGCCGGACGCCGCCGAGCGGCGAGAAGGGCCTCCATTGCGTGCACATGAAGGGCCGCGAGGTCTACAAGTGGGCGGTGGACATCGTGCCGCGCACCATCCTGGAAATCACCGAGCGCGCAGGCCTGCGACCCCAGGACGTCGAGCACTACATCCTGCACCAGGCCAACCTGCGCATCATCGACTCGGTGGCCAAGCGCGTGGGGGTGCGCGAGGACCAGTTGATCGTCAACGTGGACCGCATGGCGAATACCAGCGCGGGCACAGTGCCGATCGCCCTGGCCGAGGCCGCGGAAATGGGAAAGCTGAAAACGGGAGACCGGATCTGCATGGTCGGTTTCGGCTCGGGCCTGACCTGGGCGTCGGCGATCGTGCGCTGGACCTGCGTCAACCCGTTTCCCGCCCGGCAGGCCGCCGCGATGGCCGAAGCCAATTGA
- the plsX gene encoding phosphate acyltransferase PlsX encodes MGGDHAPAEVVHGAVVALRQDPHVRLQLVGDEPRIRQELAIRENALAPAQNDRLALVYAPEVIGMSEAAAALRKKRGASIMVAMDQVREGRAQAVVAAGSTGAAMSAALLRWGRIKGVERPAIAAVLPTIKGPCVLLDLGANVDCKPEWLMQFALMGTEYSRMVLKVTRPRVGVLNIGEEPEKGDEKAVAFHNLLRAEAERQGPEPTWDFAGNVEGRAIWQGAADVVVTDGFTGNVVLKTAEGVAALVTDLLVDEIRRGGLRAKLGALLMKGAFRGLKRRTDPAEYGGALLLGVEGVCVICHGSSKGYAVANAVRVAREAVAGDYLSLIRERVGRAEAETEAGPTRSAL; translated from the coding sequence ATGGGCGGGGATCACGCTCCCGCCGAGGTCGTCCACGGCGCGGTCGTGGCCCTGCGCCAGGATCCGCACGTCCGCCTGCAACTGGTCGGCGACGAGCCGCGCATCCGGCAGGAACTGGCAATCCGCGAGAACGCCCTGGCGCCCGCCCAGAACGATCGCCTCGCCCTGGTGTACGCCCCCGAGGTCATCGGCATGAGCGAGGCGGCCGCCGCCCTGCGCAAGAAGCGCGGCGCCTCGATCATGGTCGCCATGGACCAGGTCAGGGAGGGACGCGCCCAGGCGGTGGTCGCCGCCGGGTCCACGGGAGCGGCCATGAGCGCGGCATTGCTGCGCTGGGGGCGTATCAAGGGCGTCGAACGCCCGGCGATCGCCGCCGTCCTGCCCACTATCAAGGGCCCGTGCGTGCTCCTCGACCTCGGCGCCAACGTGGACTGCAAGCCCGAGTGGTTGATGCAGTTCGCGCTGATGGGCACGGAGTACTCGCGGATGGTCCTCAAGGTCACGAGGCCCCGCGTGGGCGTCCTCAACATCGGCGAGGAACCCGAGAAGGGCGACGAGAAGGCCGTCGCGTTCCACAACCTCCTGCGAGCCGAGGCCGAGCGCCAGGGCCCCGAGCCGACCTGGGACTTCGCCGGCAACGTCGAGGGCCGCGCCATCTGGCAGGGCGCCGCGGACGTCGTGGTGACCGACGGTTTCACCGGCAACGTGGTGCTCAAGACCGCCGAAGGCGTGGCGGCCCTGGTGACCGACCTGCTCGTCGACGAGATCCGCCGCGGCGGGTTGCGGGCCAAGCTGGGCGCGCTGCTCATGAAGGGCGCCTTCCGGGGCCTCAAGCGCCGCACCGACCCGGCCGAGTACGGCGGGGCGCTGCTGCTGGGCGTCGAGGGCGTCTGCGTCATCTGCCATGGCAGCAGCAAGGGCTACGCGGTGGCGAATGCCGTGCGCGTGGCCAGGGAGGCCGTGGCGGGGGATTATCTCAGCCTGATCCGCGAACGCGTCGGCCGCGCCGAGGCCGAGACCGAAGCCGGCCCCACCAGGAGTGCCCTGTGA
- the rpmF gene encoding 50S ribosomal protein L32 translates to MAQPKKKTSNSRQWKRRANWKAKPLNLTTCPHCHAKMLPHTVCNSCGHYKGQHVLQVAAE, encoded by the coding sequence ATGGCGCAACCCAAGAAGAAAACCTCCAACTCCCGCCAGTGGAAGCGGCGCGCCAACTGGAAGGCCAAGCCGCTGAACCTGACCACCTGCCCCCACTGCCACGCCAAGATGCTGCCGCACACGGTGTGCAACTCCTGCGGGCACTACAAGGGCCAGCACGTCCTGCAGGTGGCCGCCGAGTAG
- a CDS encoding DUF177 domain-containing protein has translation MVDVPEDVGSLEAPVVGGLTAEVTGGDAMLRVTGEFQATLKLSCHRCANAFVANQDFRVDEVLDIVDEAPQTEEVGETVWAKGHLDVADLVRQNLLLALPSQILCGCAPLDAGDAGALDPRWQKLSGFRPENPTTEE, from the coding sequence ATGGTTGACGTCCCCGAGGACGTCGGTTCGCTCGAAGCCCCGGTGGTCGGCGGCCTGACCGCCGAGGTCACCGGCGGCGACGCCATGCTGCGCGTCACGGGCGAGTTCCAGGCCACGCTCAAGCTCTCCTGCCATCGCTGCGCCAACGCCTTCGTCGCCAATCAGGACTTCCGCGTGGACGAGGTCCTGGACATCGTGGACGAGGCCCCGCAGACCGAGGAGGTGGGCGAGACGGTGTGGGCCAAGGGCCACCTCGACGTGGCCGACCTCGTGCGCCAGAACCTCTTGCTGGCTCTGCCGAGCCAGATCCTGTGCGGCTGCGCCCCCCTAGACGCGGGCGACGCCGGAGCCCTCGACCCGCGCTGGCAGAAGCTGTCCGGCTTCCGCCCGGAAAACCCTACGACAGAGGAGTGA
- the smpB gene encoding SsrA-binding protein SmpB, translating to MGNAPGTVSIENRRAWHEYHILEKFEAGIKLTGTEIKSIRAGKAGLADSFCRIDKGELWIHHMHVAPYEHGNRYNVDPLRPRKLLLHRKEIDRLAGAAKREGLTIIPLKLYFSGNYLKCEIGLAKGKQLHDKREALHAKEAKREIERAIKQKVSR from the coding sequence CTGGGCAACGCACCTGGCACCGTCAGCATCGAGAACCGCCGGGCGTGGCACGAGTATCACATCCTCGAGAAGTTCGAGGCGGGCATCAAGCTGACGGGCACGGAGATCAAGTCGATCCGGGCCGGCAAGGCCGGTCTGGCCGACTCGTTCTGCCGCATCGACAAGGGCGAGTTGTGGATCCACCACATGCACGTGGCGCCCTACGAGCACGGCAATCGCTACAACGTCGATCCCTTGCGCCCACGCAAGCTCCTGCTGCACCGAAAGGAAATCGATCGGCTCGCCGGCGCGGCCAAGCGGGAAGGCCTGACCATCATCCCGCTCAAGCTCTACTTCAGCGGCAACTACCTCAAGTGCGAGATTGGCCTTGCCAAGGGCAAACAGCTGCACGACAAGCGCGAAGCCTTGCACGCCAAGGAAGCCAAGCGCGAAATCGAACGAGCCATCAAGCAAAAAGTCAGCCGGTAG